In the Lampris incognitus isolate fLamInc1 chromosome 11, fLamInc1.hap2, whole genome shotgun sequence genome, one interval contains:
- the fign gene encoding fidgetin, translating to MQWTQEHTQWAEQHFDISSTTRSPAHKVEAYRGHLQRTYQYAWANDDISALTASNLLKKYAEKYSGILEGPNERALLCSYSDSNTGLMNGRKSESEPWQEGIYPINCAPDVISVSKAGMAAALPPTDVSASIGSSPGVASSLSDPSYSSSNCGSHTATSLHSGLPSQEYTASYNGSYLHSSYSGQTTPGLPSPHPSPLHSAGLLQPPPPPPPSSLVPSYNAGSPNLSNYNYPPTGYPPQTAVAPGYSPGGPPPSAYLPSGIAAPTPLPPSTLPGYTYQSHNHTPIAPTPLNGSTANSLKRKAFYMTGHGDMDSSYGNFNYNQQRSSQSPMYRIPDSSVSDSNRGNGFDRNAEASSLAFKPTKQPVSSDQQRKFTIQSGRALSPPSYVSTKSTVGELRSGESYGKFGSPIMSEQSEEHRQHLSQTIAGPDITAATSSIHTAEEQLKNSDANLVEMVTTEILQQGPPIDWSDIAGLDMAKAAIKEEILWPILRPDMFSGLATLPRTLLLFGPQGTGRTLLGRCMANQLGAAFLRLNSSALVTKLLGDGDKIIKASFLVARCRQPAVVFISEVDILLSDHLSEESPVNRLKTELLIQLDSVLTSAEEHVLVVCSTNKPEEIPESLRRYFTKRLLIPLPDSTARHQIISQLLSQHNYCLSDKEMSLLVQRTEGFSGLGVAQLCQEALVGPLHGIPGTDLSVIHPSQMRPLSYQDFDNIFCKFQPSISQKELDMYTEWNKMFGCSQ from the coding sequence ATGCAGTGGACCCAAGAGCATACACAATGGGCAGAACAGCATTTTGACATCTCATCCACCACCCGCTCGCCGGCACACAAAGTGGAGGCCTACCGGGGTCACTTGCAGCGCACGTACCAGTATGCTTGGGCAAACGATGACATCTCTGCGCTGACCGCCTCCAACCTGCTGAAGAAATATGCAGAGAAGTACTCTGGGATCCTTGAAGGCCCAAATGAAAGAGCCTTGCTGTGTTCATACTCTGATAGCAACACTGGACTCATGAATGGGCGCAAGTCAGAGAGCGAGCCCTGGCAGGAGGGGATTTACCCCATAAACTGCGCTCCAGATGTTATATCTGTAAGCAAAGCTGGAATGGCAGCTGCCCTACCCCCTACAGATGTGTCAGCTAGCATAGGCAGCTCCCCAGGGGTGGCCAGCAGCCTGTCCGATCCAAGTTATTCCAGCAGCAACTGTGGGAGCCACACGGCTACCAGTCTTCACTCGGGTCTCCCCTCTCAGGAATATACTGCCAGCTACAACGGCTCCTACCTGCATTCTAGTTATAGTGGGCAGACCACCCCAGGCCTCCCCTCCCCGCACCCTTCTCCTTTACACAGCGCTGGTCTCttacaacccccacccccaccccctccctcttCCTTAGTACCCAGCTACAACGCTGGGTCTCCAAACCTTTCAAACTACAATTATCCTCCAACAGGGTATCCCCCTCAGACTGCTGTTGCCCCAGGCTATAGCCCTGGAGGCCCCCCACCCTCTGCTTATCTACCGTCTGGTATTGCAGCCCCTACACCTCTCCCTCCATCTACACTGCCTGGTTATACCTACCAGTCCCATAATCATACACCAATTGCACCAACACCTTTGAATGGCAGCACAGCCAACTCATTAAAAAGAAAAGCTTTCTACATGACTGGGCATGGAGATATGGACTCTAGTTATGGTAATTTCAACTACAACCAACAGCGATCTTCACAGAGCCCTATGTACAGAATACCAGACAGCAGTGTCTCAGACTCAAACAGGGGCAATGGCTTTGACAGAAATGCTGAGGCATCATCTTTAGCTTTCAAGCCTACAAAGCAGCCAGTATCTTCTGATCAGCAAAGGAAATTTACCATTCAATCGGGCCGAGCACTCTCTCCTCCATCCTATGTATCAACCAAAAGCACGGTAGGTGAACTCAGATCGGGTGAGTCCTATGGAAAGTTTGGGTCCCCCATCATGAGCGAGCAAAGTGAAGAGCACAGACAGCACCTCTCCCAAACTATAGCGGGGCCAGACATTACCGCTGCTACCTCATCCAtccacacagcagaggaacaactGAAGAATAGTGATGCCAATCTGGTGGAGATGGTCACCACGGAAATCCTTCAACAGGGCCCTCCCATAGACTGGAGTGACATTGCAGGTCTGGATAtggccaaagcagccatcaaagaGGAGATACTGTGGCCCATTTTAAGGCCAGACATGTTTAGTGGGCTTGCCACATTACCTCGGACCCTCCTTCTGTTTGGACCTCAGGGAACTGGTAGAACTCTGCTGGGCCGCTGCATGGCCAACCAACTTGGGGCGGCTTTCTTGCGACTCAACAGTTCAGCACTGGTGACCAAGTTACTGGGGGATGGTGACAAGATCATCAAGGCCTCCTTCCTGGTGGCTCGTTGTCGTCAACCAGCGGTGGTCTTCATCAGTGAGGTGGACATCTTGCTTTCAGACCACCTCAGTGAGGAGAGCCCTGTGAACCGCCTCAAGACTGAGCTTCTCATACAACTTGATAGCGTTCTGACCTCTGCTGAAGAACATGTCCTGGTGGTCTGCTCCACCAATAAGCCTGAGGAGATCCCTGAGTCCCTGAGGAGGTACTTCACCAAGCGCCTCCTCATCCCCTTACCTGACAGCACAGCACGGCACCAGATAATCAGCCAATTGCTCTCACAGCACAACTACTGTCTTAGTGACAAAGAGATGTCACTATTGGTCCAGAGGACGGAGGGGTTTTCAGGGCTGGGTGTGGCCCAGCTATGTCAGGAGGCCCTGGTAGGTCCTCTCCATGGCATCCCTGGCACTGATTTGTCAGTCATCCACCCCAGTCAGATGAGACCTCTCTCCTACCAAGACTTCGACAACATATTTTGTAAATTccagcccagcatatcacaaaAAGAACTCGACATGTACACTGAATGGAATAAAATGTTTGGGTGTAGTCAATGA